A window of Methylomonas sp. 11b genomic DNA:
AAAAAAATTTCGCCAATTGTCCAAATCGCAATAACTATCGCGATTTCGAAGACGACCTTCCAAGTTTACGCTTCACAATATTCCCCAGGACGTTTCCGGACGGCTGTCATCGCGTTGACCCCCGTTTATCAGGCATTGGCCGGCATCCATCGAAAATTTTTTTATTAATCCTGCAATAAATTGCGAAATAGCAATTTATTGCAAGTCGATTTCAAAATTTTTGCTGAAAAATACGTCCGCAGATCGCATCAGACAAAAATAATTCTCCGATCTTGCAGCTGATGCCAAATTCGTCATTAGCTGCAAGCGAGTCGCCACTCGATTTGGATATTCTGTCCGACGCGACATTACGCAATCCAATGGATTGCAGACTGGACCGGCAACGGTCTGAGCAGGGGGATAGGTCTCTTGTATTAATGACTATCGCCCCATTTTTTTCAAATGATTCTGAGGTTAATAGACATGAGTAAATTACCGGAAACTGGTTTTCTACGTTTGAAACAAATTATTGGTGATCCAAAAGCCAAGCCGCCCATTTCTGGATTGCTGCCTATGAGTAAATCATCCTGGTGGGATGGCATCAAAAAAGGCATCTTTCCCAAGCCGATCAAAATGGGTCCCAATATGACGGCCTGGCGGGTGGAGGATATTGCCGAGCTCATTGCACGTTTAGGCGCTCAATGTACCGGCAACGCGAATGCCTGATCAACGACTGCCGTTGCCGCCATTTGGCAAGGAGCTGATCGCCCGACTGCAATCCACGTCGCCACCCTGGCCGATTATGATTTGCTTCGGTCGTGGTGCCTGGCAGCGCGCACGTCATTGGCAATCCAATCCCACCGTATGGGCACTGGTTTGTCCTTCTGACTCAGCACCGGCCCAGTATCGTTGGCCGGTGCTGGGCCAGATGCTTATCGTCGAGTGGCAAATTGATCAGACTGCCGGTCACGATGAGGTATTGGTGCTGGTCAAGGTGCTGCTGGGCTCTGGTGCCGAATGTGTTGCCGTCTTGCCTAGTTGGGTGGATTTCAGTCAATCGGCATTTGAATACGACTCCTGTTTACCGGTTGGTGAGCGTTGGGTTCAAGTGCGGGAGGAGATTGTTGTTTATCGCCTTAATGGGGACAACGATGGCTGAGGTTGACGCCAAATCGTTATTGGATGACGAGGCCGAAGGTGGATTGGTAACCGCCATCGGCCGATTTTTGCCATCGCAGTTGTCGTCCACCGATTTAGCCGAGATCCAACAAGCCCGTCAATCCATCGGTGCTGCCAAATCCGAGAAGGATGCGGCAGCACTTTTTCCCGACGCCTCTAGTCGGCCCTGTTACCAAGTGTATGAACACACCTGCGGTCCTGATTATAGGTGGCCAGCCGGTGTGTATTACCACTTTCTCGGCAAGTCGTCGGCCAAGGAGCCGCCGGCGCTGCGCGATGTCCGAATCTGTGGCGTGTTGCAGGCGGTGGCCATTGCCCGTAACCGGCTGGGTGGCGACTTCGGTTTA
This region includes:
- a CDS encoding helix-turn-helix transcriptional regulator, which encodes MSKLPETGFLRLKQIIGDPKAKPPISGLLPMSKSSWWDGIKKGIFPKPIKMGPNMTAWRVEDIAELIARLGAQCTGNANA